In a genomic window of Phragmites australis chromosome 14, lpPhrAust1.1, whole genome shotgun sequence:
- the LOC133891543 gene encoding uncharacterized protein LOC133891543 isoform X1 translates to MGQHWRYTIETTSRRLADRKIARFEKNITKRGAVPETVKKGNDYPVGPILLGFFVFVVVGSSLFQIIRTATSAGIF, encoded by the exons ATGGGCCAACACTGGCGATACACCATAGAG ACTACCTCAAGGCGTCTTGCTGATAGGAAAATAGCACGATTTGAGAAGAATATCACAAAGAGGGGTGCTGTTCCTGAGACAGTCAAGAAAGGAAATGATTATCCTGTTGGACCCATTTTGCTTGGGTTTTTcgtctttgttgttgttggatCAT CTCTCTTTCAGATCATCAGGACAGCCACAAGTGCTGGTATATTCTGA
- the LOC133891543 gene encoding uncharacterized protein LOC133891543 isoform X2 — MTTSRRLADRKIARFEKNITKRGAVPETVKKGNDYPVGPILLGFFVFVVVGSSLFQIIRTATSAGIF, encoded by the exons ATG ACTACCTCAAGGCGTCTTGCTGATAGGAAAATAGCACGATTTGAGAAGAATATCACAAAGAGGGGTGCTGTTCCTGAGACAGTCAAGAAAGGAAATGATTATCCTGTTGGACCCATTTTGCTTGGGTTTTTcgtctttgttgttgttggatCAT CTCTCTTTCAGATCATCAGGACAGCCACAAGTGCTGGTATATTCTGA